In Pyrus communis chromosome 11, drPyrComm1.1, whole genome shotgun sequence, the sequence TCGGTTTCTGTGTTCTTTTTATATGGGAGttttgcttcctttttttttctcttttttaacattttgtttGGTGTGGTTTTTGGCAAAGGAGGTGGGTGGGCCCCAGCACAAGTTTGAAACGCTCCGGGGCCGTGCCAAaacggaggagagagagagagatcgaacTCTTTGTTCGTAGCGTACGACGATTGACAGATGGCCGCGTCACGTGGTTCGTCGTCTTCCACGAACGGGTTGTTGCCGACATCGTTGTCGGAGCGGAACCACCACGACATGGAGGCcgggggagggggaggagggGAAAGGGTGGGACTGGAGACCGAGTTCGACGACGACGACGCTGCCGCGCCGACCGATCCCTTCGACATTGCCCACACCAAGAACGCGCCTCCCGCGACGCTCAGGAGATGGAGGGTACGTATTATACATTTCAACCACATTGCACTGCTTGCACTGCAAATAGCAAAGTCGCTTTTGTGTATTCAGCAACATaaattttttgtataatattgCAATGTGATGCTTGCTAGcattgtttttggttgattgaAAGTGGACACGAATCGGCATTGTCCATTTCGTATTGGATTTTGGATTGGAATCGAATCGAGTCAATTTTTTCAATGCCAGAAAATAATGCCAAATGCCATTGGTGTAATGTAATGGGGCACATTACACAAGCgttcatacaaaaaaaaatatatgttaaCAATGTACAAACCCCTTCGGGTTAGCCCAAGTGGTACTATAGCTTCAGGCTCGATTCCCTCCAATGTAACCGATAAAAATTTaggaaaatggtttgaaaattttgagttttaatgataaggacaaaataaaaggtaaagtgaatagtaccatgattgactttttgtgtaaaaatgtgatttttcgttaaagtaaacagtaccgtgagcttttcgttaaaattccctaaaaTTTTACAAGGTGTCCGGTATCGAAATGGGAcgcatcttcttttttttttttttttttggtggataATCTTATTGTGATTATTTTACCAATTGCGCTTGCTTATGATCACTTTCTTGGCAGCAAGCGGCACTAGTGTTAAATGCTTCCAGGCGGTTCAGGTACACTATGGACTTGAAAgcggaagaagaaaaagaaaatagcaGGCGGATGATTAGATCCCATGCACAAGTCATAAGAGTAATGTTTCAAACAATAATAAACTTTTCAGTAATTGGAACTATTTTTATCCGTTCGACTGATGATTACTTGTCATATTAGGCAGCATTGCTTTTCAGATTGGCAGGAGAACGGGAACTTGGTAAATGTTCACTCTAGCTTCCAGTTGTTTATATTTACAATGCTATTTTATGAAGCTTACGTGTTTCATCCATGTATTATTGGTTTGCTTAGCGTTTTTCTTAagttttattcaaatttttcatgtcatttagcaATTTTCACCATTTCCATAATGTCTTTCGTTGCAGCATTAGTCTTAATTTGTTGTCAAAGTTGAAATGGTTTTGCACAATTTAGTTTGTCAATATTTGTTGTGTTAGACTTCATAGACATTATTGGgcttatttcattgaaactgAAGCTTTTGCATTTTATGGTCACTTAAGTACTCAAACTCACGTTGTATCTGTAACTTGTGTTATATTGTTGGACAGTTCAGAAGTTCTTTAAACATAATTCTAGCTGTATTTTCATTCTTGTCCAGAAGATtccattttagttttattttcatGATTTGCTTTTGTCCCGGATGATATAGGGATTGGCACAACAGTTGCGCCCCCAACTCCCAGTGGTGATTATGGAATTGCACTAGATGAACTTGTTACATTGACCAGGGAGAACAACGTTACCGCTTTACAGCAATATGGAGGGGTAAAGCAACTGAAAATgtgtttcttcttgtttttgtaATGTTTTGTGTGCTCTACATACATAAGACAATCATCATTTCATTAGGTTAAAGGCATATCAGCGTTGCTAAAATCGAATGCGGAGAAGGGAATTGATGGGGTTGAAACAGATGTAGTAAAACGAAAGGAAGTGTTTGGATCAAATACATATCCTCGGAAAAAAGGGCGGAGTTTCTTGGTATATTATCTAATTACAAGGTGTtacttttttgttattttctggTTTTAGTTAGGAACATGTTGCAATAACTGAAATTCATTCCTATGCTTTGTCCTGCAGAGGTTCCTTTGGGAAGCTTGGCAAGACTTAACTCTTATAATCTTGATCATAGCTGCAGTGGTGTCATTGGGACTCGGAATAAAAACTGAGGTATTCTTGATCATTTGCATCCTCTATTCTCGCATTTATCTATAACCAAATGGTCCCTGTTTGTCTAATTATCTGGGCGTGGTTTTGGATTTCtattctttttgtttctatggtttttttttaaaacagttTCGTCtacctttttaattttgatatccTCATAGGGTCTGGAGGAAGGATGGTATGATGGAGGAAGCATTTTCTTTGCTGTGTTTCTTGTTATAATTGTTACAGGTATTGGAATTGATATTGTAGTTGTGATTTGATCTTGTTTCAATTAGACTCATCTTGTAAGCATGAGACTAATTTTCCCCTCGtcccattttttgtttgtttgccaGCTGTTAGTGATTATCGGCAATCTCTTCAGTTCCAAAATCTTAACTCGGAAAAGCAAAATATACAACTGGAGGTGCGCACTCTTACACATTTGGAATGTCACCATTCATTCTCTGGATGCTAAATTGACTATATATGAAAATTTCTACAGGTACTGAGAGGCGGTAGATCAGTAAAGATCTCAATATTTGATATTGTGGTTGGTGATGTTGTACCACTCAGAATAGGTGATCAAGTGAGTGTACttaatgttttatttgttttactgGATACTAATTTGATAGTGCGTAACCAAATTATTTTGTTCGTACTTAGGTCCCTGCTGATGGAATCTTAATCACTGGTCATTCACTTGCTATCGATGAATCTAGCATGACTGGTGAAAGCAAGATTGTGAGTGCTTATACAGTACCATACAGTAATTTAATTATCACTATTACCAATACAATTTTTAAGCGCCATCTCTTTCAGGTTCACAAGGATCAGAAAGCACCTTTCTTAATGTCAGGTTGTAAAGTGGCTGATGGAGTGGGTACCATGCtggtaaataattttaattaatttattgtaCTTCACTTTTCATAACTTGACTGAAACAATTATACGTTTCGCATCTCTGTATTTTGATGCTGGAATTTTCCCTATAATCCCATGTTTCTAGTCTCCTTTTTTCGTAACGCAAGATGTGCACCACCTGGTTGCTTCACCTTTTTGGCTATCTGTAGGTAACTGGTGTTGGGATCAATACTGAATGGGGATTGTTGATGGCAAGCATCTCAGAGGATACTGGTGAAGAAACTCCTTTAcaggttttttcatttttccacaAGTATGGTTGTTTAATCTATAGAAAATCCATTATTTACAGCTCAACGATATCTTTGGTGCTCTGTGATAGGTGCGTTTGAATGGAGTTGCAACTTTTATAGGCATAGTTGGGCTTTCAGTAGCTGTTTTGGTGCTTGCCGTCCTTTGGGGCAGGTAACATTGTGATCattgaataattaaaattttatattacatGAGTTGTTtatcatcttattagccttgcTTTTATTTAAACTTTTAGATACTTTACTGGAAATACAAGAGATCTAGATGGAAAAGTCCAGTTTATAGCTGGTCAGACTAGAATGGGCAAAGCTTTTGATGGAGCAGTAAAAATTTTCACGATTGCTGTAAGTGAAGCTTCCGGATCAATTGGGTTTAAGGTTATATGTAGGCCTTTCTTTGACAAACTATAGAACCGTGCAGGTAACCATTGTGGTTGTTGCAGTCCCTGAGGGGCTACCTTTGGCCGTTACCTTGACGTAAGTAGCATCCACCACTTTTGCTTCAGGTTGCAGTTACAGGAATCTAAGTTTAATGTACTAATATAGTTCTCATTTGTGTTATCAACTTTGCGTCTGTCTTCAATTCTGTGACAGGCTAGCATACTCAATGAAGAAAATGATGGCAGATAAGGCATTGGTAAGTGTCCTTGGTCTTTTTAATTGAAAGTTTCTCGGTTTCTTAAATGTAAAAAAGTATTTTTCTTGTCTTTTCGCCCTTTGGCTTTCACTGGTCGACCATCATtctgttttcatttttgtgATATTTTCACTTCTAATAGGAAATGTGTTTGTAAAAATCTTGTGAAACTAGTTTATAACAGTATAATATGTGCAGGTGCGTAGACTGTCAGCCTGTGAAACTATGGGGTCAGCAACAACGATTTGCAGTGATAAAACTGGGACATTGACTTTAAATCAGGTGTGTTCTATgatcaaaagttcaaaactgaatattgtttttcatcAATTTATAAACGCAGGGTACTGGGCAGCATGTGAAACTTGAGTATCATGTAGTTGTTTCGATCTGAAAAATGTATTGCTAAAATAGAAATAGtgacaaaaatatatgatatggcAGATGACTGTGGTTGAGGCATATGTTGGGAGAAAGAAGATAAATCCACCAGATGATTCCTCACAGCTGCATCCACTGGTTTCCACTCTGTTAAGTGAGGGCGTTGCGCAGAATACCACTGGCAATGTATTTGAGCCAAcggtaatatttctcttcagTTGTCATGGCATTATCAGGGGGGGGGTGACATTGTTTCCCTTAGCTGTTGAGCTTTGATGGTATTCTCAAATTCTAAATGTTAatttttaaacacaaaaattcattttatttaGCAGGGTGGTGAAGTAGAGATTTCTGGATCTCCTACGGAAAAGGCTATACTTTCTTGGGCGTTCAAGGTTTGTTTTAAGTGTGCTTTAGTGTATTCTGGTACTCTTGTTTCTCCAATATTTGAAGATTTTCTTAGTTGTCAAATTCTGCATCACAGTTGGGGATGAAGTTTGGTATTATCAGATCGGAGTCTACAGTCCTTCATGTCTTCCCTTTCAACTCAGAGAAAAAGCGAGGTGGTGTTGCAGTAAAGCAggtaattgattaattaaaggtgtaaattttcaatttcagaatcAATTAAGACCCAGTGGGATTTGCATAGTGAGATGTCTTTTAGTTCATCCGGAAAGCCTCACGTGGTGCGTAACATTATTGATGAGTTTGAAGTACAGCGACTGTGTCTTGTTCACCTAACATAATCAAGTTGTTCCGGGGACAAAATCACTGTAAAGAACTTCTCAACccaacttagtgaaccattctTATTTCCGAAACTAGTTAAAGTGACTCAGAAGTTATGCCATATCGTTGAATATATACTCCATTAACTTATCATTTCTCTCTCGATGGTATATCATCTCGTCAAATACATGCTTAATCAACTTATCATGTGGAATAAGACCAAAAACGTATAGTTCCTGTCAATTATACTGCATTGTGGATACCTTACATAACCTTAACCCTCTGCATTTTTCATCTGGAAAATATCACTTTATGCATGTTTTGAATGCAATACTAATATACTTACATAGTGATAAATACATGATAATACCTCCAAAGATAAAAACACACAAGCAATAGAGCTACCTTAAACCTTTTCTGTGCACAGCTTCTCTCTCGTTTGCCTGATTAAGCCCATGCTAATGttatttcttcactttctttcttttcgtGACAGGCTGACTCTAAAGTTCATATACATTGGAAAGGAGCAGCGGAGATACTTTTAGCCTCGTGCACAGAGTACCTTGACTCAGATGGTTGCTCGCATAATATTAAAGATGACAAGGTGGGAACACGAGCCATAAAGACATAATCAGAAAGTCTTAGCATAGAGTAAAAAACACATACTCTGAACGGTTTTTGAGAAATTAAAATCTAGGAACAAATGGAATTTCTCATTGATTTAAATGAACATACTCCAGGAAGTTATGGATGAAGAATCTATAAtgacatttatatatataagcgCTATATTTGACACTTCTACTCTTGGTAATGATGAGAATTAATACGCGCAAAACTCTTAGGGTCCATTTGGATGGAAGATCCAAATTTGAATGTACATTGCTTAGTTGTACTTTGATAAATATTGCTCTTATGTTCAGAAAATCCACATGTTACCTCCTTGGGTGTAAAAATGAACACCCATATGGTTTTCGTTCAATCCAAATGGGCCCCTACTATCATTTGATAATTAGGTTTCTATTAGAAAGATGAGAAATATTCTTTAATCTCTTGAAATTGTCCTGTGAAATTTGTGTATGATGTCTTGTTATATCCCTCTGCAGGAATTTTTCGTGACAGCTATTAATGACATGGCAGAGAGCAGTTTGCGGTGTGTTGCCATTGCATATAGACCATATGGATTGGACAAAATTCCTACCGATGAAGAGCAATTAAGTCAATGGGCATTACCAGAAGATAACCTTGTCCTGCTTGCTATTGTTGGTATAAAGGTACGCATATCCACAAAGTAAATTCTCAACTATTGCAGTTATTTATAGCATCTCTTTTTGATAGCCTAGGGCATAGACAGCACCATATTCTGAGGCCTTGCTTTTAATATAAAGTATTATCAAACTTCACTTTGAGCTAATATGTATGTCGGTGAGTAGGATCCTTGTCGTCCTGGTGTCAGAGATGCAGTGAAACAATGCACAGAAGCTGGTGTCAAGGTAACTTTTCTCATTGGTTCTTTAACATCTTGATTTATGTTACACTTCTGCAAACATAATGATGTATACTTAtttacattataaaatattttatattgtggtTCTCGCGTCTGGAAAATGACCATATGAATCGCATTTTTGTGAACCTATAGGTACGCATGGTCACTGGAGACAATCTTCAAACAGCAAAAGCCATCGCGTTAGAGTGTGGAATACTACTTTCACTTGAAGATGCTACTGAGCCCACTATCATTGAAGGAAAAGTATTCCGTGAATTGTctgaaagggaaagggaacaACTCGCCAAGAAAATAACAGTACGGTTCCTACATTATGGCAATTCTTATAATTTGTATTAGCTTTTGATCTTCAGTCTGTTACCCTCGCCAATTCTGTTATTTCTAGTTTGCATATCTCTGATTGTACCTAACGGTAATGAAATTTTTGTCACGTTATTGCTTAGGTAATGGGCAGATCTTCTCCCAATGACAAGTTGTTGCTCGTGCAAGCATTGCGTAAGGGGGGTGAAGTTGTTGCAGTAACAGGGGATGGCACTAATGATGCTCCGGCACTTCATGAGGTTTGTCACCTTTGTGAATTTAATATGTTCATGTGGTTGGCATTTCATGCCAATTTAAACATCCTGATAACCCGTCTTTCTAGCAAAATTCTCCCCTTGACAACATCCCTTCTCCTAGTGTCATGCTTTTTTCCTACTTATGGCTGATCAGATCTTTACCATTTTGTATTTTAGGCGGATATTGGTCTTTCTATGGGCATTCAAGGAACTGAAGTTGCTAAGGAAAGTTCGGATATCGTTATCTTGGATGATAATTTTGCGTCTGTTGTAAAGGTAAGAAAGTATACTTAATGTAAGACAATAATAGGGTTGGAGTCGTGATTTTGTCTCTTCTGAGTATTTCTCTTTGTACTTTATGTAGGTTGTTCGCTGGGGACGTTCTGTGTATGCAAATATTCAGAAATTTATCCAATTCCAACTTACTGTTAATGTTGCCGCTCTTGTAATTAATGTTGTGGCCGCAATCTCTTCTGGTCGTGTTCCTTTAAATGCAGTAcaggtatctctctctctctctctctctctctcttccccccctcccatatatatatatatatatatatagagcaCAGCATGTTTTGTCATGGCTTGGGGTTACACTGCATATTTTGCACAATCTGGAATATGAAGCCAGAACAAAGATGAGTAAAAGAATCCTCTGCAGTTTAGGCTCATTACTTTTCTCTGTCATCTTTCTTCTAATAATTTATTTCATGTTCCTTGTCCAGCTTCTGTGGGTTAACTTGATCATGGATACTCTAGGAGCACTTGCGTTGGCTACCGAACCACCTACAGACAACCTTATGCATAGAACACCAGTTGGCCGAAGGTGTGAAATCGTGTGATTAGCTAGCAATGATATACTTTGATACTATTCAAAGTCAAATTCTTGTTGTATGCTAGATTTCGATGAAGTGAAGTAATAATCTGATATTTGTTTCTCAGGGCACCTCTTATAACGAACATCATGTGGAGGAACCTACTCATTCAGGTATCTCCTCTCTTTCGATTATCATTTGCTCTGTTACTAACATCGCAGTTG encodes:
- the LOC137749544 gene encoding calcium-transporting ATPase 9, plasma membrane-type-like, yielding MAASRGSSSSTNGLLPTSLSERNHHDMEAGGGGGGERVGLETEFDDDDAAAPTDPFDIAHTKNAPPATLRRWRQAALVLNASRRFRYTMDLKAEEEKENSRRMIRSHAQVIRAALLFRLAGERELGIGTTVAPPTPSGDYGIALDELVTLTRENNVTALQQYGGVKGISALLKSNAEKGIDGVETDVVKRKEVFGSNTYPRKKGRSFLRFLWEAWQDLTLIILIIAAVVSLGLGIKTEGLEEGWYDGGSIFFAVFLVIIVTAVSDYRQSLQFQNLNSEKQNIQLEVLRGGRSVKISIFDIVVGDVVPLRIGDQVPADGILITGHSLAIDESSMTGESKIVHKDQKAPFLMSGCKVADGVGTMLVTGVGINTEWGLLMASISEDTGEETPLQVRLNGVATFIGIVGLSVAVLVLAVLWGRYFTGNTRDLDGKVQFIAGQTRMGKAFDGAVKIFTIAVTIVVVAVPEGLPLAVTLTLAYSMKKMMADKALVRRLSACETMGSATTICSDKTGTLTLNQMTVVEAYVGRKKINPPDDSSQLHPLVSTLLSEGVAQNTTGNVFEPTGGEVEISGSPTEKAILSWAFKLGMKFGIIRSESTVLHVFPFNSEKKRGGVAVKQADSKVHIHWKGAAEILLASCTEYLDSDGCSHNIKDDKEFFVTAINDMAESSLRCVAIAYRPYGLDKIPTDEEQLSQWALPEDNLVLLAIVGIKDPCRPGVRDAVKQCTEAGVKVRMVTGDNLQTAKAIALECGILLSLEDATEPTIIEGKVFRELSEREREQLAKKITVMGRSSPNDKLLLVQALRKGGEVVAVTGDGTNDAPALHEADIGLSMGIQGTEVAKESSDIVILDDNFASVVKVVRWGRSVYANIQKFIQFQLTVNVAALVINVVAAISSGRVPLNAVQLLWVNLIMDTLGALALATEPPTDNLMHRTPVGRRAPLITNIMWRNLLIQAMYQVTVLLVLNFLGNSILGLQQDVPKHAVGVKNTVIFNAFVFCQIFNEFNARKPEEINVFTGVTKNYLFMGIIGITFVLQIIIVMFLGKFTKTVRLSWQQWLICLGIAIVSWPLAIIGKLIPVPRTPFSEYFSRPIKRCRNSRNRNT